aatacagtgtggtgctcaaatctagactaggtcccgaggtttttctgcatttgtggtttcctcgttaacaaaatttctggtgtctctgttatttcttttccgcattatatttgtttatataattgaaatatcacatgttgtgcgtagtttaatcaattagataatccaacctttggtttttgatataaactgattgacacttgaacattggtatttggtaccgttcaagttgtttcacatcataatcaggctcgcggatttgtatctatttgatttgctgattacattgtgaaacagagatacaactcttggatatatttccattgatcgagtctgactgtctagttaattcttttggaattgtattgatgtttgtccatacagattgcgtaAATGAAATATTAggcgaggttgttagacccccgctttttcagacttCATCcctggaaacaatgttttacatttatctaaaggaagtacgttcatgaacttgtttgataaatcgaaagggaaagtcaataggtttattggtccggctattcattgtgtattctttggatgaccaatgtgtgagttggtagaaccgatcttaactcaggttatgtatcttggtataaccgatcacaatacttagacttatgatttggtatgaccgattctggtaattggtgtaaccgatcctaagtaatcaccatgagatggtatgatcgatccttgtaattggtgtgaccgattctggtaattgatgtgaccgatcataagttgttgtgtgactgatccttgtaattggtatgaccgatcctagtgatttatgtgaccgatcacaagtaggtaccacGTTTAGGTTGAaccaatcctagtgattggtataaccgatctgaacccatgtatgtgacttggtaggaccgataacaactaaccattgtgacttagTTTGACCGATCACATAGTAGTATTAGAATtctggtagaaccaattctaaacttgtttgggagtgtagtagaaccgattccaagatgcaaatccatgtaaatttgGAATAAGGATCTGCagtgtaaagatgtcaacatattatgaacacgagcagtaaatcttatcatttattattcaaagatattccttgatactcaaggtgatcatgtgccgaaataaattaagatctTTAAATTAAGATTTTCAGTTTTATATGCTTAAATtatcagcaattaatgcatagctgtagaaaataaaaattagtaatgtgcatttactaattggagattttttatgaaagatttcggaaatattggaccaacatttattgaattaggaaaaccaaatttgggcattcattgcatatattgagaatattttcggtttggaaattgtttggtgtccaaacatccttggtctataaatacctaagtttgcatttcttgcatactatcctaagagccagaaaacttcatttcttgttgtttttggtggagctgtctattcggagagaaaagtatattaattaggtgaaatctcttaggaCCGCTCATTTTCAggcttttgtgggatcaagaatctctacgagtactgttggtgggaaactagataattgcaatgttattcgatttgatttgattgactaacgattgttgaaactttgattgcacctagtttgtttattcttgagaatcttctcttcttatataagcaatggtaaatattttatttgttaatataaattattattattagataaagaTTAATACATTAACTAGTCGGAAgcttaacaagctaagctccaacagagtactattacattaattgaacaggtggccgtgctagcctaccagcgagcctcatgggtaacccagtcaagggagccgaagcggattggggaggctgagattgtgtcacaaagggggcaagctaactctagcTTCCattttaattcctgcaatattactcCATTGGGGGATCGAACCTGTGACCTTgtggagcgcatgaaactttgggaaacagGGATGACTAactgagctaggtgcccgtttttAAATATGTGGTCAAGGGAAtttgtgttttacttcaaaataaactcatttttgtctcattaggtacataccaattaatctggatataccccaatttggccaggtCTTTTAATGTGAAATTGTGAATTATTACAAATGGGAAATTCAAGTTAGCCTAAAGTTATCACTGTTGCGGTCGCGGCTAAATGGAGACCAGATCCAAGATTCACCGCACTGAGTGAATCCGCTATCAATCATACCTCTACTTCGACCGAGTACAAGCAAAATCACTGAGTCAGGCGATTTCCAAATTTAACCACCAAATTAgcaggggtgtattggatcaaGATTTACACAGATAAAAATGGATACTAGTTTACCTGAATCTAGTGGATTTATAATATTTCTTAAAAGAATCTGAAATATTCTTAAAGATATATAATTTGGATTACAATGGATTGTATTAAGTTTAATTCAGATTAATCTAGAATACATAACACAGTTTGGTTAAGTTAGCCAAgataaagagtggtcaggatttgtctagGGAAAAGATAAATCTACGGTCGTGGTTTGTTCAATTTAAATGTTATTATTAGTGTTTTGTTATCAGTGTCTCATTAATTGCTTATGATGAATGATTTATTAATTAATCTAAAAAATTTATAAtttcattaataaaatattttataaaaaCCGTATCGATGGAAACTATTAATTGGTTGTTTCTCACAGGCGATGGTTGTGATTGAGATTAAAAATACATCTAACGGCCAAAATTTACTTATCATATCATTAATGTCTCATTATTTTTTACAACAAatattttattataactaaaaaacAAGGGCTTAGAAAAATAGTGGTATAACTACTTTCAAACCTTTGGCTCTAATGTTCTAATCTGCTACAAATTTTTTAACGTAAAACATATTATACGTAATTACTGGGAAGTAATTACGACCCtcatatttggtttttaatagcGACAAACCAAATAACACTAAAAAAAGTTTATATTTGGTTTCTTCTCATATTTTAGATCCTAAAattggaaactaaacaaaataaaatttctaTTTATTTATGATACCCCCGATTTGGCCAATATAAAGCTCACGATAATTTCCTTTCAGATCACATTCTTTTCTCGAATTTCCGATCCACAaactaaatattttatttttaccatTTATCATGGTGACCACATCCTACTACTCAACCCTGCTTTAGGTTTATAAAAGTTGTTTGATTTAGATTATTTTAATTATGGAAAAACTATATCCAGATAGTTATGTTCATCTGTTTAAACCATGCGGAACACACTAATGGCAAACCAAATCACATGTAGCACCTccaaaaccatgccaaaaatCACGTACAAGAGCTTTAATCAGCTGACTGACATGGTGGAAAGGGAAGTCTGGATGACTTCGGTCATGATTTCCCGAGCATGGCACGAAATGAGTATTTGGCACTGGGTCTATTGGAAAACGACGGAGAATGGGAGAAATTCCTAGAAGAGGCGGCGATGCCAGCTACTGCTATACTCACTCAATATAGCCCGACAAAATCGGAAAttctttgggaaaattttggactGGACAAGGGGGTGCACGTGAACCCCTGCCCAGCTGGCTccaaagactattttaggcccgTATAAAATATCTTTCTTTTGATATCTAAgcccattttttcttttttgcaccccttaatttttttttactcccCATTAGTAAATTTTTGCACCCCCTTCCTATAACTTTTGGCTCAGCTCCTGGGCTGGATATATGTGTTGATCTCGAACACAAGCTTACAAACAATATGGGATAAAAAATCTAATGGAAGAACAAATTCTGGATTACGGGTTGTATCTTATGGAAAATTTACTGCAAGAGGCTGGAAAGAACTAAAAGCGGACTTCAACTCAGTGCCACGACCGACGGGTAACTGGAGCTTGGGGAATTGATTTGGTAAGGAAGAATAAGGGAAATTTCCGCTCCCATTTAAAGCGAACAAACATCATTTTATGATTGAGAATCAGGTGACAAGAGCGAAAATTAAGTGCCTGACTAAACGATAGaaccaaaaaaaattgtttcactCCCAAGTTTCTGTATGCAAACTtcatcgatttttttttaatattgtgtTTAATGGTTATTTTGCCTATATTTTAGATTTTGATAATAAGATAGGAATATTACAATCATGAAATAATTTAAGTATCGTGTTTAACATTATGGAcggttttgtatgcatatattttAAATTTCTTAAATTAACGCCATTGACGTGAATCAAATCGAATGATTTAGTGATTAGGCTCGTATCTTTCAACTTTGTGGACAGTTCTTCTATTCCTTGCATGCCAAgcacaaataaaaaataaaaaatagttcttcatgattattttttttagtgaaaaaaaTCAGACCTATAAATTGCCTTCTCTTACTAAGATAGACGAATTCGTTACAAAATTTACATTTATCTAAGATGCATACATGAAGCCTGGCAGCAATAACAGACGAAAgctacggcacgggtcatatcctagtgaCTAACATAGTTCAATGTTTTGGTTTTGCACATTCACTAAGATAAGGGAAATACAGAAGTGCAACATCAttccaaatgactcataagatGCCTCTTTAAATTATAAAATACTATaacagttttttatttttcttttgggaCAGAGTGTGTGAAGATTAATTATGATAAATTTGTGGCTTGAAGATACAACTCTAACATATTTCAGAAGATGTGAACGTTTCAAAATAGAAATAAATCATATATGGGTACATGAGAAAGgatttgtagaatgaagaccaaaAATAAGGAGGGTAACACGACAAATAGTAAGTATTATATCTAATATCCAAACATCAAAAAATGCATATCAAATAAAAATTATACCCATGCCATTACGGTACAGGTTAAGccataataaaaattaaagtgGATCACCAGATCGTAATATAATTGAAAAAACAAAGATTAtcatgcttcttttttttttaaaccaccAATAAgtgttggtggtggttggtggttagTGCatgtggcggcggcggcggtggtggtggtggcggcggtagcGGTGGTGGTTGTTTGTGGCGGGTGCTCGCGGTCAGTGGTGGTTTTTGGTAGTGGGCGATGGTAGCTGTGTTGGTGGTCGGTGTTGGTGGTCaatggtggttgttggtggtggtggtggtggggggggTTGGCGgtttgtggtggtggtagtggtcggTAGCGGTGGTGGTGGGTCACAGTGGTGGAACAACATAACATgtgaaaaaagaaaaaccaacaAAATAATAATTTGTCCGTTGAAATCTATGAAACTCATATGATCTGGGTTGAGATTGATATGAGATAACAAAACATATATATCTTGGCCCGCAACTATCCTAAGAAATCTTAAATGAATTGAATACTTAGGATATATGTGGAATCTAAATAAATCTTATTTGAATACCATGGATATTTCATGATTTCTTACATATTCTGAtcaaatacctatgagtttttaggattgttaaatatccatATAAATCCTAATCGAATACACCCCCATAAATAGATTTCAACGTGCCAAACAATGAAGATGTGGAGATAAGAAGCATTAAGTGGTAAAGCACCAGATCATCCCTTGTATCTAGGGCTGCACATCGGTTGaattgggtcgggtttggcctcatcCACCACCCAACTCACTGATGGTGGGtagcagaagttgtcacccgcaaccaacccaacactacaatgggtcggttttcacccgacccacattacggtgggttggatagggtgggtggtgggttacccaccatcaAATACAATGAACACTACATTACAGTTACAGACTTATTCTCTTTGCAGTTTCTACTTCATATACTGCGGCTTCAGTTGATGGTAATATATTATTGCACCTTGTTgcgaagaagaaacaaaattgaaataaGAATTAAGAACCCAATCGAAATAAGCCAACCCAAAATCAATCTcaggaaacaaaaccctaattagtaattACAATGATTCCTAGTCTCACCTTCGGTTGTTGGTTTGCTACTGTACTGGTGATGATGTgattagggttagggattacaTATCATTACTTCAACGGCTAtggttcatctaggataggtaatctaagggttagaattaacttagaaatatttaggagggtgggtgggttgggtcgggtgagggaagctGTCACCCACAGTCAATCCACCATACGATGGGTTTTCatgttgtgacccatagtcgacccgctccAAAATGGGTTGGGTTGGATATGGATAATTTCAGGCGGATGTGGATTGggttggtgggttgagtcggttttgtgcagccctacttgTATCTATGTATAGTAAAATAAACAATGGAAAtccattttgtttttctttttcgttcTTCCGAATCTCCGGCCTTGACTTTTTGCTgccaatttttttttgtcttaggtttttcacaaaaaGTTACAGACAAAAATAATGTTGTAAAAAACAAATTCATAAAGCAAGATCTGACGCAAACCACATTTAATCATCATCATTCATCTCTGTTGATCAAATTTTTCGAAAGGATTTCTCCATGATACTCATTCATTTTTCAAGGTACATTTCAAAAGCTTTATTTGTGGTTGAAAATCTACAAAAATTTCACTTCTTTTGCAATGTTGCCGACAAAAGTTTGAATTTCAAAGGGATCAACAGTAGTTTTCTACAATGGATATTGTTTTTTATTAATGTTTGTTGTATTAAATTTGTGTAAGCAAGAAACAGACCTTGTTTTTGCAGGGGAGAGGCAGCAGAGCTTCTAATTCGCAGAATTTAATGAATAGGGTCTGGAATTATTGGAATTGTAATAATTTGGTACCAGACCAGATTTTACTATGACAACCAAACACGAGAATATCATCTCTACCAAGCAAGATAATACAGATGATGACTGTCTTATTGGAGGTTTGTCTCTCTTTCTATATAATTCTATATATCTGCATGTTGTTTGATTGTTTTTGGTATATGTTGGTTAAAGTAAGGATTTCAATTTTGTTATCTTCATTAATGTGGATATGTTGTGAGGTATTGGGAAATAGATAATTAGTGTAGGGAAGCTCTGATGAATCATCGATATCAAAAACGATATGTTATAAAACTTCAGATGTCTTTTTAGATTTCTATATATGGTTAAACTTTTAATGCGGGGTTACACATGGTCAGTGATAAAAAGTTTCTGTACATGTGAGAGACCCAACAATATGAAAATTAATGCATTTGATTATGTGCTCTGAATCAGAATGTTGCCCGTTAGCTATACCGTATCCGCGCAATCCAGCAGTTGCTCTAGTGCGGAGCCAAAAGAAAGACCAGACTCTTCCTACTGGTCCTCAAGGTACACCATGTATTGTTATTTCTACTCTAGATTTCTAAGTTACTTACGCTCGGGTTTCTGTTTATGTTTTCTCTTTCAAAACCAAAATGGAGTGAACTTTATGTGAAATCAGGACCGCTTGGAAGGTTGGAAGATCTTTTAGGTCAACCAAGCAATGCAATTTGTGCAGATTGTGGCTCTCCAGATCCGAAATGGGTGTAAGTTTCCTGCTTTAGATGCTTATATCACTAATGTTTGCTCACTTTAATTATGCTAGTCCACTACTCATAAGCTTGGCGAGGAAAAATGATATAGCATTATGATGCTTCTTCCACTATAatttttcattttagtttttttttgttgcaactaTACCTAAACCTCTCGCATTTGTTTTCACTTTGGTTCACGCCACCTCATCACACTCTTATCAAGTCATGTATGCATAATCAACATGGAGATTATCAAACGGatttattttcttgagtaagactTCCTCACCATTTAGAAGAATATCAGTAAGCATGAAAAGAGACTATACGCTTAATGCGAATAGTATTACTAATGTTATGTTCTTGTGTTTATCTAACTGGCAATTCCAATCCAATTGCGTGCTTCAAATGTAGATACATGAATACCTCTATCGAATTTACATGAGCTGTTAGTCATTCTTTTACGATCACATGCTtcaaatgttgatacatgaatGCCACTGTCGAAGTTTCATGAGCTGTCAGTTGGATGTTCCTTTGTTTGTACATAGTATTTCTAAAGAAACCCATTGTTTGAATCAGATCTTTAAGTCTTGGAGTATTTATATGTATCAAGTGTTCAGGCGTTCATAGAAACCTTGGAGTTCATATATCGAAGGTATGGAATCTGAATGCAATATTATTAGTACACTTCCTTGTTTGTTAAGTCATACAGTTTTATCTGATTTAACACATCTTATCCATTCTTGGAAAGTGCAATTTTTATTGGGTGCATTTAGGGGTTATGGTTTATATagttccttgtttgagaaaaatgtAGCATCCATTCGATTTCCATATTCCGCGTGGACCTGTCAGAATATACTGTTGTCTTGTGTGAACTATATTTAgttctattttattgatttccagATAAACTGCTTGTGAATAGGTTCTATCAGTGAAGTTAGACGAATGGTCAGATGAACAAGTTGATTTGTTGGTTGATTTGGGTGGAAATGCTGCAGCAAACTTGAAATACGAAGCTTTGCTACCAGACAACGTCAAAAAACCAAAACCAGATTCCTCGATAGAAGAACGCGCAGATTTCATTAGGTAAAATCTAAACCTCAAGAGGTTTTATCAATTATGCAAAAAAACTTTATAAATCTGAATCAGGataaatatctctcaaaatactcAGGAAAAAATATGAGCAGCAACAGTTTTTAGACTCTTCATTACAGACAGCGCTAGTTGTTCAATCTACAAGGCATGGTCATTCTCACTCTGGACCTCTACATGACAAGAGACACTATGATAAACAGGCTACCACAAGCCGTATACATGGTTTAGGGCAAGCATTTCGTAACAGTTGGAGAAGAAAGGAGCCTGAGTACAAACCTTCTAGAAAAATGACTTCAACTAATAGCAATAACAGCAGCAGCAGTCACTGCAACAATAACACATCGGTATGACTAATTCTTGGTAGATTAGCATGCTTCTGCTTAGCCCACATAATATAGTTGGCTTCCGTCAGCTTGATTTTCTCTTCCTTTTCCCTTTACAAACTGTCCTTAGATCCTGATTTTATGATTGATCAATGTTAATCAAGATATTGCATGTTTACAGCCTGGTATGGTTGAATTTGTTGGGTTGATAAAGGTCAACATTGTAAGGGGCACCAACTTAGCTGTCCGCGATGTGATGACTAGCGATCCTTACGTCATTCTCTCACTTGGTCAGCAAGTAAGTCACTCCCCCTGGTGCTCGGACCATTATTATTATCGCAATATAAACACATCTGAATTTGTAAGGAAAATGCGAGTATGCTGCTTCAAAGGAGAACCAATATTTGGCGCTCCTTAGAACTATTAGTTATGTATGTAAATAGACAACTTCACTCCTGCTTATGTCTTTCCCAGAGAAGGTCCTCTTCTCATCCTCTGTAACTCCTATTCTTTGTTTCGATGAGTAAGAGAAATTTACCGAAAGAAACGAAGTATGCAAGAACTGGTGCGAACTGCGAAGAAAAAGCACTTAGAGAGCCAAGAAAACAGAATAGTAAAGGAGGGCCGAAGGTTTGTTTTTGCTCAGGTAAGAGAGACAGTAGAGCAAGGAGAAGGTGTTCGCTATCCTCTGTTATTCCCATGtctttgagaaacaaagatagCAGAGGACAAGACTGCACGGACAGAGCCCAGAAACAGAATAATAATTGGAGAGGACAAGAGAGCAAAGATAGGGTTTCATTTTTATTAACGTAGCGTTTCATTTTCAGTAACAGGTAGCAACATAATAGAGGAAAGAGAAGAGAACATGGTCTTTCAGAACGTTCTTCCCTGCTTCTAAACTTGTCGAACTCCACTGATCTTGAAAACATTTAAAATAGTTCattctcatttattaaaagaaaTATGCATCtaattttggttttgttggaaGAATCCCATGCAGTTACGTCACAGGTGTAAACTCTTCTTACAGTTACTTTGTTGTGCTCATAAAAATTGTCAAATTCTTATGCAGTCAATGAAGACACGTGTAATAAAGAGCAGTCTTAACCCGGTGTGGAACGAAAGACTAATGCTATCTATTCCAGATCCAATTCCACCTCTAAAATTGGTAAGATTACAATTTTTATTAGAAAACATCATCACCATTGTACTGGAACAACACAAGAAACATCGGCTTTTAGAGCGAACCATCTGAATTCACTTGTATTTGCAAATGTTGTCTGCTAAGTgctctttttcttttgttgttgtctgTTACTCAATTCACAGCAAGTGTATGACAAGGATACATTCACAACAGATGATCACATGGGCGAAGCCGAAATCGATATACAACCCTTAGTTTCAGCTGCCAAAGCATATGAAAACTCTAGTATAACAGAATCCATGCAGCTAGGCAAATGGATAGCAACCAAAGATAATACCCTAGTAAAAGACAGTGTGATCAACCTTGTAGATGGGAAAGTTAAACAAGAGATCGTTCTTAAGCTGCAAAATGTTGAACGGGGTGTACTGCAAATTGAGCTTGAATGCGTTCCCCTCAGTCAATAGCATGGCTCAACAGAGAAGTTCAAGAGAGAACGAAGTTTACACATGGACGGTCAACGCATTCCACATTTCTGCCCTTCATCAATTGTGTTTATTCATTGAAGCTGCCTGTTGATAAGTCGCCAGATGGTGAAGATTTGTTGTTGTAAAATTGACTATTTATCTTTGAGTACCCCCCTTTATGTATGTATTTGTGTAACCATAGTCAAATTTTACACCCCAGTCAGCTGTACACTGTGTTCTTAGGATATCCT
This portion of the Papaver somniferum cultivar HN1 chromosome 11, ASM357369v1, whole genome shotgun sequence genome encodes:
- the LOC113324673 gene encoding probable ADP-ribosylation factor GTPase-activating protein AGD11, with the protein product MTTKHENIISTKQDNTDDDCLIGECCPLAIPYPRNPAVALVRSQKKDQTLPTGPQGPLGRLEDLLGQPSNAICADCGSPDPKWVSLSLGVFICIKCSGVHRNLGVHISKVLSVKLDEWSDEQVDLLVDLGGNAAANLKYEALLPDNVKKPKPDSSIEERADFIRKKYEQQQFLDSSLQTALVVQSTRHGHSHSGPLHDKRHYDKQATTSRIHGLGQAFRNSWRRKEPEYKPSRKMTSTNSNNSSSSHCNNNTSPGMVEFVGLIKVNIVRGTNLAVRDVMTSDPYVILSLGQQSMKTRVIKSSLNPVWNERLMLSIPDPIPPLKLQVYDKDTFTTDDHMGEAEIDIQPLVSAAKAYENSSITESMQLGKWIATKDNTLVKDSVINLVDGKVKQEIVLKLQNVERGVLQIELECVPLSQ